The Gloeobacter violaceus PCC 7421 DNA window GAAAGGTGGTCGAGCCGACACTACGCACGGGCAGTTGCAACGCTTCAATCAGCACGTAGGCGCACCGCCCCAGCATTTCGGTCTGCGTTTCGTGTTCGTCTGAAGGTGTCACGACTTCAAGATCCCCGCGCCAATACTTTAAACGGACGCCGCGCGTCTCGGGCAGTTCGGCCAACAGCCGCTCAAAAGTCTCCCAACTAACGTTCCTGAGCAGGCTGCAGGAGGAGAAATCTTGTGCCAGGCTCTGCATTGTCAAAATCTCCCGATGTGGGACCGGCTAGGCTTCGATGTTATCAACCGTAACTCCCGTTCGCTCAGCTCCCGCCACCGGCCGGGGGCGAGATCGCCCAGGCTGAGCGCACCGATCGCCACCCTAACCAGCCTGAGGGTCGCATAGCCCACCGCCGCCGTCATCCGCCGCACCTGGCGGTTGCGGCCCTCGGTGAGGGTGAGCGCTATCCAACTGGTGGGAATGCTCTTGCGCACCCGGATGGGCACCGGGCGCTCCGGCAGGTCCGGCTCGGCAATCGCCACAGCTGTCGCCGGGCGGGTGCGTATCCCCTGGATCTCGACTCCCGCCGCGAGGCGCCCCAGCGCTTCGCCGTCCGGTGTGCCTTCCACCTGCACCCAGTAGGTGCGCGGGTGGGCGAAGCGCGGATCGGTCAGCCGATGGGCCAGGGCGCCGTCGTCGGTCAACAGCAGCAGCCCTTCGCTGTCGCGGTCGAGCCGCCCCACCGGGTAAACGCCGGGAATATCTATATAATCTTTGAGCGTATGCCGTCCTTCTCCACCGCTAAATTGGGTGAGCACGTCGTAGGGCTTATTGAAAAGCAGATAGCGCAGCGGAACCCCTCCTGTACAAGTGTTTTGACCTGCAAACCATTATCAATTCACCAAAACGTTACGGCCATTACAACGGCCTGCCAATCGGCTGCTACGCTATTGCCCATCTGCGGACAGCGTATACCCTGTTCTCCTGCAAATTGGGGAGTAAAGGGGCGCTTCGCTCAATCGAAGGAGTGGACGGTTCATGAACACATCATCTCGCTTGGGAGGCGCCCTTGCCTGGGCGGTTCTCCTGCCCGCATTCACCGCGGTGCCTGCGGCTTATGCCGGACCCGTCGCCACGGTAGCGGCCAACAGCCAGACGGTCTCCCTCGAAGGGGCCAAAGCACTGCTCGATCAAAGCCGGGGTCGGGCGGCGGACTTGCAGGCCCGACCGGCGTTGTGGGACTGGACGGCCCCGGTGACAGCCCAGGCACCGACGCCGCCTCCGGCACCGACCCCGGCCGAACCAGCCCCGGCCGACCAGCCTGCCGACGAAACGACCGACATTCTCGATGAAGTCTCGGTGACGGCCACCCGCCGCCTCACCCGCCAGCGGGACATCACCGCCACGACTTATTCCGTTAAGCGGGAGGACTTTGCAGCCCAGGGCGCCCAGACGGCGACCGACGCGCTGCAGATTATTCCTGGATTTATTGGTCAGCCGTCTTTGGGCGGCGTGCGCAACGCCGGCGGCAACTTCCTGCGCGGCTTCAACGATCAGCGCTTCTTGGTGTTGCGCGACGGGCTCGCCCAGACCTTCCCCCAGAACGGCCGCTCCGCCGTTGCCCAGTTTTTGCTGGATGATCTCGAGCGCATCGAGGTGGTGACCGGCGGTGCGACGCTTCGGTACGGCTCGGGCTCGGTAGGGGGTGTCATCAACTTGATCACCGAGACGCCCAAGGGGCTCCCTAAGCTGACGCTCGAATACCAGGCCGGTTCCTATGGATTTTCGCGCTACCTGGGCAAGTACGGTGGCGGCGACGACACCTTCAGCTACAACTTCGCCTTTTCGAGCCTGGTAGCCTTCAACAACTATCCCTTCAAATACACCATCCCGAGTTCAGCCCAGTACTACGGACCGACAGTCAACCAGAACTCCCAGGTCACCACCCCCAATATCGATCCGAGTATCTATCCCAACGGCACCAACTCCTTCGGCTATGGCGGCCCGGGCGACCCGGACAACAGCGGCGCCGTCGATCTGTTCGGCTTCATGAAACCCGAGCTTGGCCCACCCATCACCATCCAGGGCATTGCCGACTCCTCCTACAACGCTCAGGACAACTACACCGCCAAGCTGGTCTTCAAACCCGATCCCACCAACCGGTTGACCCTACGTGCCAACCAAGCCAACCGCAACTTTGACGATCAAGGTCCCGGCGCCAATTCTTTCAACAACTGCATCACCGGCTTTTCGGCCGACCCCAACGGCACCATCAGCGGCGACCGCTTCGTGCCGCTCGACCGCAACGGCAATGAAGTAGCCTGCACAGGAGGGCAGTTCGCGGTGGGAACAGCGACCACCCAGTTCCAGTTCGGCTTTCCCAATGCCTTTAATGCCAGCACCGACGGCAGGGTCACTTTTCCGACGGGTGTTCCTTACCCGGCTGCCGAGGCGGCCGTGGGCAACATTTTGTTCTTCCAAAAGCGCAACACCGCCAACACCGACATCTCGTTCAACTGGGATTATGAGCTGACGCCCACGACTTCGGTCAACAGCTACGTTTACTACTTGCGACAGTTGTTTACCACCTTCCGCCCCTCGCCCTACTTCATCAACACCAACATCTTCGGTATCGATCCGACCGGTGCCGGTAATCTCAACCGCATCGATTTTCAGGGGGCGACCCAGCCCTATTCCGACGGCCAGAAGTTCGAAGCACAGACGGCACTCAACTGGCAGCTTTCGCCCGGCCAGAATCTCCAGTTCGGCGTCAACTTTGTCGAAGACCGGGTCAACCAGCAGCAGAGTCGCGGCAGCAGCTTCTTCACTCGGGCCATCGCCCGCACGTCGATTTTTCTGATCGACGACATCAGCTTCAGCGAACAGCTTAAAGCCAATATCGGCTTGCGCTGGACGAGCAGCTCCCAGTTCGGCGAAGTGCTCTCCCCCGGCGTCGGCGTGCGCTACAGCCCGACCAACTGGATTTCGCTGCGCAGCAACTGGTCGCAGGTCTTCAACGCCCCCAACATCGCCGATCTGTACGTGATTTCGGGCCTCTTCATCGACAACCCGGATCTGCGGCCCGAGACCGGCATCACCTACGATGTGGGCATCGACCTTACCCCGGCACCGAACCTGGGTTTCCGGTTCACCTACTTCAGCACCTACCTCAACGACACCTTCACAGCGATCACCTTCGTCAACCCCGACGCGGACAATCCCGATTCGCCGACCTTTCAGTCGCCGATCGTCCAGCAGATCCAGAACATCGCCGGGCAGCGCGCCCGGGCATCGAGGCGGAGGCTAACTGGGCGATTACCAACGAATTGCGCCTGCGGGCGGCATGGACGAACACGGATGCGCGCAATTTCGGCCTGGTAGACTCCATCGTCAACGGAGCCTACTTCTACCAGTATCAAAATGGCAGTATTCCCTTCAACAACCTGGTGGCCACCCTCACCTATGCCAATAAAGGATTGCTAGTCGGTTTAACTGGGCGCTACGATTCGGGCAAGCGGCGTTTCGGGTCCAATGTCTTCGTTCCTTCCTGGGCGACTCTGGATCTGGCGGTCGAAATCCCGATCACCTCCTTTTTCACCCTCACCGGCAACGTCTTCAACCTGACCGATACCCAGTTCGAATTTCTTGACGGCAATCCGGCACCGGGAACCACCTTCCGCGTCGGAGGCCGCTTCGAAATCGGCGGGTAACCCGCACTCCAGCTCCAATCACGATTCGACCGCCCCGCCTGGGGCGGTTTTTGTCTACGCAGGGGCGTATATTGGGGACAAGCGTCCGTGGAGGAGCCCCAATGGTCTCCCTTTCTCCCTTTGCAACCGATATCCATTACCCCAGCGGCGACGGTGAACCTGTGGCGGAAACCTTCGTACACCTCTACGCCATCCTCGTCACCCTGGAGGTGCTCAGGCAGTACCTCGCGGGACGCCAGGCCACGGTGCTTGCCAACCAGTTTCTCTACTACGCCCAGGGTTACCCGAAATTGCGGGTGGCCCCCGACGTGATGGTCATCTTCGATGTCGCCCCGGGTGGGCGCGACAGCTTCAGAATCTGGGAGGAGGGTCAGGTACCGGCCGTTGTCTTTGAGATCACCTCCAAAAAGACCCAGGACAAAGACCTGGAGACTAAAAGGGATCTCTACGAAAGCCTGGGGGTCCGGGAGTACTGGTTGTTCGATCCACAAGGGGAGTGGATCGAAGAGAAGCTGCTGGGTTACCGCTTAGCCCGCATCGAGACGGAAGTGGAACCGACCGATCGCTACATCCGCATCCGCGACGGCCGCAGTGAACCGCTAGGGCTGCGCCTGCAGATCGAGGGTGAGCTGATCGGTTTTTACCGGGAAGATACCGGGCAGAAATTGCTTATCCCTTCAGAGCTGGCTGAGGAGTTGACGCGCGAAAGCCAAGCCCGTCGGCAGGCGGAGCAAAGGGCCGAGGTTCTTGCACAACGGCTGCGGGAATTGGGGGTCGATCCGGATACCCTTTGAACTATCCCCCCGCGCGGCGCCGGACGGCAGGGCGCTATGCCGTTACCGGTCGATTCCAACTTGATAGCATTCAGGGGTAAACCGCCATCTTCCTGTCATGAGTACCGAACAGCGTTTGGACCGTATCGAAAACATTCTCGAAGTGCTGGCCCGCGAAACGCTCTCCAATACCCGCGCCATCGCGGCGGGTGCCGGGGTGGCAGCGGCCAACGCCCAAGCGATTGGGGCCAACGCCCAAGCCATTGCCGCCAATGCCCAGGCGATCGCGCAAATGACCGAAGGTATCCAGCAACTCAAGCGGACCGTGGACTATCTGATGAGCCAGGACGGAGGTGCAGCTTGAAGCATCATCGATTTTCCCCATCTTCCAGGGCGGCGCGTAAAGGCCTGAGGTGCGCGGCATAGTGGCGGGCGCGCCCTACCGAACTGTCGTAGACAGGACGGCGCACCTGGTCGTAACTGGCGGTGTTGACGAAGCGCTCGGATTCCCAGAAGCGCAGGCAGCTTTCTTGCCACTCCAGGCCGCAGAAGGTCACCAGTGCGCGGCTGACGGCTTGCGGATCGGCCACGAGCGCTTCATAGCTCACCTCCAGCATGGGCAGGGGCAATACCGAGCGCCAGTGGGCCATCAGCCGCTCGTACTGCCGATAATAAAAACCCAGGTGCGCCAGATCGCCGCTGTAGGGATGCCTGAGGCCAAAATTTTGGAAATGGCACGATAGACAAGTGTCGAGCGGATCGCGAAGGCAGTGGATGATCCGCGCCCCCGGAAACAATCGCGCGATGAGCCCCAGGTGCAGGTAGTTCTGCGGCAACTTGTCGGTGACGCGCAGGGTGGAGGGCGAGAGTTGCTCCAGACGGTCCAGATAGCGCCGGGCCAGAGTATGCAAAGCTTCCGGCGCGAGTTCGAGGACACCGGCCGGGTAATTTTCAACTGCTGTGGCGAGCATAAACAGGTCGACCAACTCCCCGGCGGCGTGGATACCGCTGTGGCGGGAGAGAATTTGCTCCACCAGACTGGTGCCGGAGCGCGGCATGCCGACGATGAATATCGGCTTTTCGGTGGCCAGGCCCGAGCGGGGTAGTCGGGCCGGCCGCTCGGCGCTGAAAGTCTGAACGATCGCGTCGATCGTCCCGGCCCAGGCGGTCGGATCGAACGTGAGCGGTTCCAGCGCGTGGGCCTGCCGCAGGTGCTCAAAAGCCTCGTCATAGCGGCCGAGCGCATCGTACAGATTCGCCAGCCGAAACAACAGCAGCGCCCGATCTTGCGGGGGGCCGGTCCGCGCCAGCACGCCCGCGAGTACGTCGAGCGCCCGCTCGGATTGCCCCAACCGCTCGCAGACGATTCCCCAGACGATGGCGACGCGCAGGTTCGCGGTGCGGCCGTCGGCTAGAGGAACCAGCAGGTTGCCTGCCGCTTCGTATTCGCGGCGCTTTTCGTGGAGGGAGGCGAGCCCCGCCACCGCCTCCGGATCGCCCGGATTGAGGGTCAGTGCCCGCCGGTAGAGTGCTTCGGCCTCGCCGTGCACCCCTTGCTGCTCAAAAGCCATGGCCAGGTTGCAGAGGATCACCGGCTCGTCGGGGGTGACCGCCAGAGCCTCGCGGTACCAACCGACGGCCTCCTCTACCTGATCCTCGATTTTGCAGATGAGCCCCAGGTTGGCCCGGGCCGCTGCCGAGCCCGCGTCCAGTGCCGCTACCCGTAAGTAATGTTCGCGCGCTTCCGGCAGTCTGCCTTGTTGCTGCAGTATGTACCCCAATCGAAAATGCGCCGTCGCCAGATCGGGGTCAATGGCGAGGGCCTGGCGGTAGCAGCCTGCCGCCCGCTGCCAGTCGCCCTGGGCCATGAGCAAATGGCCTAGTTCCAGGTGCGCCCCGGTGTGGTCGTGGCGGATGGCCAGGGTCTGCTGAAAGGCCGCAGCCGCCCGGCCCGGCGCCCCCAGCCGGGCGTAGGCGACGGCCAACTGGAAGCTGGCCTCGGCAAAATCGGGCTGCAGCCGTAGGGCCTGCTCAAAGCTCGCAGCGGCTGCCTGCAACTGGCCCTGGGAGGCGAGGACAACCCCCAGGCCAAAGTGCGCTTCGACCAGTCCGGGTTCGAGGCGCACCGCCCGGCGAAAACAGCCGATCGCCTCGGTCAGTTGATTTTGCTTGCGCAGTTGCTCCCCGCGCCCGCAGGCGGTGCGGGCATCCTCGACAGTGGACCGGGTAGGGCCGGGTTTGGGACGTTTCGATTTGGCTGCCATCGCCGGGTTCTCGTAATTGGCCTTTGCCGACGGACTTTGCTGTCAGAATGATACGGACATATTGATTGTTAACCGACTTGTGCACTGTCCGACCACAATTTGTTCACGCTGATCGACAATTCAAGTCCCAATCTGGTATTAGACTAAAGAATCCCGCTTTCGCAAGGTGGGACTCATGGATTTCCACTGTGGTATGGAGTGAATGGAAATGAATAATACGATCCAACGCAAGTTGGGATCAGGTTTAGTCTGGGCGGCACTGCTGCCTGCTATGTCCACCGGTCTGTTGAACTCAGCAGCATTTGCTCAACCCGACCAGATTGCCGGTCTGCCCCAAAATGCCGTTGCTCGCGCCGCAGAAGCGAAAAGTCAAACCCTGAGCATCGAAGGGGCCAAGCAGCTTCTCGAAAAGTCCAGCGCTAAAGCTAACGATCTGACTTACCGCCCGGCGATGTGGGACTGGACAACACCCGCCACGGTCCAGAGCGGCGGGGAACCGCAGACCGCCCAGGCGACCCCGTCTACCCCGCCTGCCGCTGAACCGGCACCTGCCGATCCTGCTGCCGAACCCAATGAGCAGACCGATATTCTCGACGAAGTGTCGGTGACCGCCACCCGCAGGCTCACCCGGGCGCGCGACACCACCGCGACCACCTACACCATCAACCGGGAAGACTTCCAGAAGCAGGGGGCCACCACCGTCACCGACGCGCTGCTGTTGGTGCCCGGCTTCGTCGGACAGCCCTCCCTGGGCGGTGTTCGCAACGCTGCGGGCAACTTTTTGCGCGGTTTTGACGACCAACGCTTCCAGGTGCTCAAAGACGGCTTACCCTTGCAGCGTTCCTCCAACAACCGCACCGACGTCTCCCGCTTCCAGGTAGCCGACCTCGAACGCATTGAAGTGGTCACCGGCGGGGCGACGCTGCGCTACGGCTCCGGTGCGGTGGGCGGGGTGATCAACCTCATTACCGAGACGCCCAAGGGGCCGCCGAAGCTGACGCTCTCTTACGAAGCGGGCAGCTACGGATTTTCGCGCTATCTCGCCAAGTACGGCGGGGGCGACGACACCTTCAGCTACAACCTGGTCTTCACCAGCACCGTCGCTTTCAACAACTATCCCTTTTCTTACACCCTGCCCAACTCCGCCCAGTTCTATCCGCAGGGCACGCTCGTGCCGAACCCCAACTTCGCCTCCGACCCGGAGAACCAGCCGGAGACGGTCGACCTGTTCGGTTATCTGCAGCCCGAAGTGGGACCGCCCATCAAGGTACAGGGGACGGCCGATGTGGCCTTCAACGCCAGCGACACCTACTCGGGCAAGCTGACCTTCAAGCCCGATCCGAGCAACCGCCTGACTTTCCGGGTCAGCCAGCAGAATAGCCGCAACGCCCAGAACGGGCCGGGAACCTACAGCTTCAGCACCTGCTTCGGCGGGCCGAGCGCTTCACCCAACGGCACGTTGAACCTGGAGCGCTTCTTGCCCCTGGACGCCAACGGCAACGAGGTCGCCTGCAGCCCGCAGCGCTTTTTGGTCAACACCCGCTCCAACCTGCTGACCTTCGGCGGCTCTCCTTTTACTTATACCCAGTCGCTCTCGGGGGTGCCTCTGGCCCCCGGGCAGGCCTACCCGACGGCGGAAGGGGCGATTGGCACCATCGACTTTTTCGCGGTGACCAGCCAGTCACAGACGGAAGTGGCCCTGCAGTGGGACTACGACATCACCCCGACCACCAGCCTCAACAGCTACATCTACTACTTCAAGTTCTCCGGCAACGGCAGCCGCCCCCCCCAGTTCGGCGTCAATACCAATATTCTGGGCGGCGCTCCCGCTCTATCGCTCGGTCCGCTTTCCCAGCCCTTTTTCGAAGGCCAGCTCTTTGCCATCGAGTCGGTGCTCAACCACCGCTTCAGCCCCGGCGGCAACATCCAGTTTGGTGTGAACGTCCGCGAGGACCGTTCCTACCAGCAAAAAGCGGGCGGCAGCACCTTCTTCGACCGGGCCTTCACCCGCTCCTCGGTCTTCGCCATTGCCGACATCAGCTTCAGCGACCAGTTCAAGGCCAACCTGGGCGCCCGATTCACCTACTCGAACCAGTACGGCACGGTGGGCACCCCGGCGGTGGGTCTGCGCTACACGCCCGCCAACTTCATCTCGTTCCGCACCAACTACTCCTACGTTTTCAACTCGCCCAGCCTGTCGGACCTGTTCGTGGGCAGTCCGCAAGGACCGTTCTTTCAGAACCCGAATCTGCGGCCGGAGGCGGGCGTCACCTGGGACGCGGGCATCGACCTCACGCCGGCCCCCAACGTCGGCATCCGCGCCACCTACTTCAACACCTACCTCGACGGGGTGATCAGCACGGTCGTCTTCCCCAACCCGGACTTCATCAACTTCGCCCTCACCCCCGGATTTACGCCCTTTTTGCAGCAGCAGCGCAACCTGGCCAGCCGTTACGCCTCGGGCCTCGAGGTGGACGCCAGGTGGCAGGTGAATCCCGAGGTGTCGCTGCGGGCGGTGTGGACGAACCAGGACGCACGGGCCTACGGATTTACAGACAGCATCGACCAATCGACCTTCCCGTTCTTCTACGGATTCCAAGATCCCAACATTCCCTTCAACAACGTGGTCGTCTCGGCCACCTACGCCACCAAGGGGCTGACGGCGACACTGCTGGGCCGCTACGACAGCGGCAAGCGGCGCTTCGCTTCGACGGAATATATACCTGACTGGTTCACGCTGGACTTGAACGTGGAGGTGCCGATCACGTCGTTCTTTATCCTGACGGGCAGCGTCTTTAACATCACCGATACGCAGTACCAGTACCTCGACGGCATCCCGGCACCGGGGACAACCTTCCGGGTGGGCGGGCGCTTCGAGATTGGTGGCTGACGTTACCAGCAAGAGAAAACGATTCGTTCGTTGTTTGGGACATAGATTCTGAGCCAGAACAAAAACATCGGTCCATTTGGGCCGATGTTTTTGTTCTGGCATTGTTTCCAATACTGGAGCGATGGGAATGGAAAAACTTGTCTATCTCCTAGACAAGTCAAAGATCCCGAGTCGCAGCACTGGCGAACTCTATCGGTGTCATCCAAACTAGAGAACTATGCAGACGATACTGATTATAATCCGCACACCATTTCGCTAGTTTCTGTTAAGGGTCCGGCGAACTCAAGAACCAGTACTAATTTGATCACTCCTAACAAAACTAACCAATTACCTATTGAACAATCCGTAGTAGGCGCGGTCCAGGTTTACGGGTCTAGTCCAAGAAACTTCAAAAATATTTACAGATCGTCTCAAAAAAACTGTACATTCATTTGTTGAAATTTAAGTGGATATAGTATACCCTCTATTATAGTTTGACCATTCCAATATTTCTACTTGTCTCATTCGAATCTATTCTGGAGTGCAATATGCGGGTAATAGTTGCTGCTGTCTTGTCTTCCTTGATTGCTTTTCCTGCCTTCTCAGCTCCGCAGGAACTGAGCAAGGATTTCGCTACTCTCTCTGATCAGACTGCTTCAGCAATATCAAGAGTCAACTGTCTGGCAAGAAAGTCTGAATTCGGAACGCTCGCCGTGAAAGAGAGAGGCGCGATTGACAGTGCAATCATCGGCAATTCCGAGACATGCGTACCCCGGTGTAAAGCGACTTGTATCATATTCCCAATTGGCACCAATGAGTGGTCAGCTTGCTACGAAACGTGCATTTCTCTTTGTGCCGGCAGTTTATAAAATCGCTCAAGCGATGCAGCACATCAAATCAACTGAGCACTAGGGTGAACCCTGATCTGGTAGGCAATTCAGTCATGTCTGCCATCGGCGCGCCGATGGGCAGTGCTGTGTAACCCACACAGCGCAGCATTTCGGCGTGCTGCCATAGACGGCTTACCCGAGAACTCAGTGAATACTAGCTCTGCTGGCACAGCAGTCGCAGCTGTTGGTCATTTTTTGCGTCTACAAGCTTCAGCTGTACGCAATATGTTCATTCCGATCGATAACCTAAGGCAAAAGCTGATAAGAGAATTTAGAGTCCCATCTTTTTCTGGGGCTCATGGATTGCCACAGTGGTTCGGAGTGAATGGAAATGAACAATACGTTCCAACGCAAGTTGGGTTCAAGTTTTGTGTGGGCCGCGCTATTGCCCGCTCTGTCTACCGGTCTGATGGGTGCGGCGGTATACGCCCAAGCCGACCAGATCGCCGGTTTGCCCCAGGATGCAGTTGCCCGCGCCACCGAGGCGAAAAGTCAGACGCTCAGCATCGAGGATGCCAGGCAACTGCTCGATAAAACCAGTGCCAAGGCTGCGGATCTGGAGTACCGCCCGCCGCTGTGGGATTGGACAGCGCTGGCAGTGCAGGACAACGGACGACAGAGACAGACGGCTCAAGCGACTCCGGCCACCGCACCGACGGCCCAAGCGCCTGGTACCAGCGACGAGCCCGACGAACAGGGCGATGTGCTCGACGAGGTGTCGGTGACCGCCACTCGGCGCGCCACCCGGGCGCGCGACACACCGTCGGTGGTCTATGCCGTCAAAAAAGAAGACTTTCAGGCGGTTCGGGCGACAACGGCAACCGATGCCCTGACGCTGATCCCTGGCTTCACGACGCTCCCCTCGCTGGGCGGGGTGCGCGGTGCCGGTGGGATTTTCCTGCGCGGCTTCGACGATCAGCGCTTTCAGGTGCTCAGAGACGGCCTGTCGATCCAGCGCTCCTCGAACAACCGCTCGGACCTCTCTTCGTTCGTCGTCGACGATCTCGAGCGCATCGAAGTGGTGACCGGTGGTGCCACACTGCGCTACGGCTCAGGAGCGGTGGGCGGCGTCATCAACTTGATCACCGAGACGCCCAAGGGTCCTCCGAAGCTGACACTGCAGTATCTGGTCGGTAACTACGGCAACAGCCGCTATCTTGCCAAGTACGGCGGGGGCGACGACACCTTTAGCTACAACCTGGTCTACTCGGGGGTTGCTGCTTTTAACGACTATCCTTTCAGTGTCACGCTGCCAAACCAGGCCCAGTTCTACGGCCCCACGACTAACCCGAACTCCATCGATCCGTTTCTTGGTCCGGGCTTCAACTCCTCCGGTCTTCCCGGTGCCGACCCCGACAACAGCGGTGACCTCGATTTGTACGGTTTTATGAAACCGGAAGTCGGTCCACCGCTGACGGTAAGCGGCGTCAACAACTCCTCGATTAACGCCTCGGATACCTACACCGGTAAGATCACCTTCAAGCCAGACCCCGACAACAAGCTCACCTTGCGCGTTGGCCAGCTCAACAGCCAGTTCCGTTTCGCCAGTTCGGGCAATGCCTACGGTACCCTCTGCACCGGCAGCAACGGCCT harbors:
- a CDS encoding pseudouridine synthase, giving the protein MRYLLFNKPYDVLTQFSGGEGRHTLKDYIDIPGVYPVGRLDRDSEGLLLLTDDGALAHRLTDPRFAHPRTYWVQVEGTPDGEALGRLAAGVEIQGIRTRPATAVAIAEPDLPERPVPIRVRKSIPTSWIALTLTEGRNRQVRRMTAAVGYATLRLVRVAIGALSLGDLAPGRWRELSERELRLITSKPSRSHIGRF
- a CDS encoding TonB-dependent receptor plug domain-containing protein, with product MNTSSRLGGALAWAVLLPAFTAVPAAYAGPVATVAANSQTVSLEGAKALLDQSRGRAADLQARPALWDWTAPVTAQAPTPPPAPTPAEPAPADQPADETTDILDEVSVTATRRLTRQRDITATTYSVKREDFAAQGAQTATDALQIIPGFIGQPSLGGVRNAGGNFLRGFNDQRFLVLRDGLAQTFPQNGRSAVAQFLLDDLERIEVVTGGATLRYGSGSVGGVINLITETPKGLPKLTLEYQAGSYGFSRYLGKYGGGDDTFSYNFAFSSLVAFNNYPFKYTIPSSAQYYGPTVNQNSQVTTPNIDPSIYPNGTNSFGYGGPGDPDNSGAVDLFGFMKPELGPPITIQGIADSSYNAQDNYTAKLVFKPDPTNRLTLRANQANRNFDDQGPGANSFNNCITGFSADPNGTISGDRFVPLDRNGNEVACTGGQFAVGTATTQFQFGFPNAFNASTDGRVTFPTGVPYPAAEAAVGNILFFQKRNTANTDISFNWDYELTPTTSVNSYVYYLRQLFTTFRPSPYFINTNIFGIDPTGAGNLNRIDFQGATQPYSDGQKFEAQTALNWQLSPGQNLQFGVNFVEDRVNQQQSRGSSFFTRAIARTSIFLIDDISFSEQLKANIGLRWTSSSQFGEVLSPGVGVRYSPTNWISLRSNWSQVFNAPNIADLYVISGLFIDNPDLRPETGITYDVGIDLTPAPNLGFRFTYFSTYLNDTFTAITFVNPDADNPDSPTFQSPIVQQIQNIAGQRARASRRRLTGRLPTNCACGRHGRTRMRAISAW
- a CDS encoding TonB-dependent receptor, yielding MRLRAAWTNTDARNFGLVDSIVNGAYFYQYQNGSIPFNNLVATLTYANKGLLVGLTGRYDSGKRRFGSNVFVPSWATLDLAVEIPITSFFTLTGNVFNLTDTQFEFLDGNPAPGTTFRVGGRFEIGG
- a CDS encoding Uma2 family endonuclease; translated protein: MVSLSPFATDIHYPSGDGEPVAETFVHLYAILVTLEVLRQYLAGRQATVLANQFLYYAQGYPKLRVAPDVMVIFDVAPGGRDSFRIWEEGQVPAVVFEITSKKTQDKDLETKRDLYESLGVREYWLFDPQGEWIEEKLLGYRLARIETEVEPTDRYIRIRDGRSEPLGLRLQIEGELIGFYREDTGQKLLIPSELAEELTRESQARRQAEQRAEVLAQRLRELGVDPDTL
- a CDS encoding tetratricopeptide repeat-containing sulfotransferase family protein, with the translated sequence MAAKSKRPKPGPTRSTVEDARTACGRGEQLRKQNQLTEAIGCFRRAVRLEPGLVEAHFGLGVVLASQGQLQAAAASFEQALRLQPDFAEASFQLAVAYARLGAPGRAAAAFQQTLAIRHDHTGAHLELGHLLMAQGDWQRAAGCYRQALAIDPDLATAHFRLGYILQQQGRLPEAREHYLRVAALDAGSAAARANLGLICKIEDQVEEAVGWYREALAVTPDEPVILCNLAMAFEQQGVHGEAEALYRRALTLNPGDPEAVAGLASLHEKRREYEAAGNLLVPLADGRTANLRVAIVWGIVCERLGQSERALDVLAGVLARTGPPQDRALLLFRLANLYDALGRYDEAFEHLRQAHALEPLTFDPTAWAGTIDAIVQTFSAERPARLPRSGLATEKPIFIVGMPRSGTSLVEQILSRHSGIHAAGELVDLFMLATAVENYPAGVLELAPEALHTLARRYLDRLEQLSPSTLRVTDKLPQNYLHLGLIARLFPGARIIHCLRDPLDTCLSCHFQNFGLRHPYSGDLAHLGFYYRQYERLMAHWRSVLPLPMLEVSYEALVADPQAVSRALVTFCGLEWQESCLRFWESERFVNTASYDQVRRPVYDSSVGRARHYAAHLRPLRAALEDGENR
- a CDS encoding TonB-dependent receptor, producing the protein MSTGLLNSAAFAQPDQIAGLPQNAVARAAEAKSQTLSIEGAKQLLEKSSAKANDLTYRPAMWDWTTPATVQSGGEPQTAQATPSTPPAAEPAPADPAAEPNEQTDILDEVSVTATRRLTRARDTTATTYTINREDFQKQGATTVTDALLLVPGFVGQPSLGGVRNAAGNFLRGFDDQRFQVLKDGLPLQRSSNNRTDVSRFQVADLERIEVVTGGATLRYGSGAVGGVINLITETPKGPPKLTLSYEAGSYGFSRYLAKYGGGDDTFSYNLVFTSTVAFNNYPFSYTLPNSAQFYPQGTLVPNPNFASDPENQPETVDLFGYLQPEVGPPIKVQGTADVAFNASDTYSGKLTFKPDPSNRLTFRVSQQNSRNAQNGPGTYSFSTCFGGPSASPNGTLNLERFLPLDANGNEVACSPQRFLVNTRSNLLTFGGSPFTYTQSLSGVPLAPGQAYPTAEGAIGTIDFFAVTSQSQTEVALQWDYDITPTTSLNSYIYYFKFSGNGSRPPQFGVNTNILGGAPALSLGPLSQPFFEGQLFAIESVLNHRFSPGGNIQFGVNVREDRSYQQKAGGSTFFDRAFTRSSVFAIADISFSDQFKANLGARFTYSNQYGTVGTPAVGLRYTPANFISFRTNYSYVFNSPSLSDLFVGSPQGPFFQNPNLRPEAGVTWDAGIDLTPAPNVGIRATYFNTYLDGVISTVVFPNPDFINFALTPGFTPFLQQQRNLASRYASGLEVDARWQVNPEVSLRAVWTNQDARAYGFTDSIDQSTFPFFYGFQDPNIPFNNVVVSATYATKGLTATLLGRYDSGKRRFASTEYIPDWFTLDLNVEVPITSFFILTGSVFNITDTQYQYLDGIPAPGTTFRVGGRFEIGG